The stretch of DNA TCAAAACAACTATCGAAAGCCGTGGTGCTGAATGCACCACGGCTTTTGTCTTTCTGGTTTGCCACAGACCCGTCTTTCCAGCAAACCGCAACCACCATTCCTCTGCAGGGCGGCAAAGTCATACGGCGCCGGCTCCGCACAGATGCCCCCCCCCGCAGCACACGGCAGTCAACGTCGGCGACTGATGCCCCCGCCAAGGTCGATCTCGGTCGCCGATGCCCCCGAGGGCTTGATAGAGAGCGTCGCTGCGGAGCAGCTGGAGCTCATGTAGCCAGCCGACCACACCAAACAACGCGAAAATTGACATCAATCGCTATGATGCAAATTTTCTTGCAAATCAAGAAAATTCAAATAAAATTTGCTTCATGACGATTGATGCAAAATTTTCTGCCGTTGGTAGCCTGGCCTCCCTGCAAGGCGGCCACCCCTTCCGGGGCTCCATAGAGGAGTCCGCGGAAGGCGGAACCCTGGCGGTGCAGATGAAGGACGTTGACCCCGACCAGGGGGTGAACTGGTCTGGCGTCATCCGCACATCCCTTGCCGGCCGTAAGCACCCAGACTGGCTCAAAGCGGGTGACGTCCTGTTCGTCTCCAAAGGTGCGCGGTTCTACGCGGTCTGCATTGACGAGCCGCCCAGTGCGGCCGTGTGCAGCCCGCACTTCTTCCTGCTTCAAGTATTGCCACGGGCCGAGCTGCTGCCAGCTTTTCTGGCGTGGCAGATCAACCAGCCCCCATTCCAGCGGCAGCTTCAACAAGCCGCTGAAGGCAGCAGCCAGCTGAGCATCCGTCGCCCCGTGCTGGAATCGCTCACGCTGTGCGTGCCGTCGCTGGCAGACCAGCAACGCATCGTTACCCTGGCCGACCTCGCCCGCCAGGAGCGACGCACCCTCCACCAACTCATTCACAACCGCGAGCAACAACTGCAGGCGCTTGCGGAAGGTCTGGCGCATGCCGCACAGACCGGGCACTGAACAACCCAGGGAACCCACACCATGAACGACACCACCACCGACATCACCGCTGTCAGCCAGGACGACATCAACGCCGCCGTCTGGGCCGCCTGCGACACCTTTCGCGGCACCGTGGACCCAAGCATCTACAAGGACTTCGTCCTGACCATGCTGTTCCTCAAGTACGTGTCGGATGTCTGGCAAGACCACTACGACGCCTACAAGAAGCAGTACGGCGATCACCCTGAGTTGATCGAAGAAATGCTCAAGAACGAGCGTTTCCTGCTGCCCGCCAGCGCCAGCTTTTATGCCTTGCACACCCTGCGGCACAGCCCCGGCAATGGCGAGCGCATCGACAAGGCCCTGCATGCTATCGAAGAGGCCAACATCACCAAGCTGCGCGATGTGTTCCAGGACATCAGCTTCAACTCCAACAAGCTGGGCGACGAGCAGCAGAAGAACGACATCCTGCGCCACCTGCTGGAGGACTTCGCCAAGCCTGAGCTGGATTTGCGCCCCAGCCGTGTCGGACAGCTCGATGTGATCGGCAACGCCTACGAGTTCCTCATCAAGAACTTTGCATCCACCAGCGGCAAGAAGGCGGGTGAGTTCTACACCCCGCCCGAAGTCTCCGCGCTGATGGCGCGCCTGATGGTGCCGCAAGAGGGCGATGAAATCTGCGACCCCACCTGCGGCTCCGGGTCGCTGTTGATGAAGTGCGGCCGCCTGATCCGTGAGAACACGGGTTCACGCAAGTACGCGCTCTATGGGCAAGAAGCCATCGGCGGCACCTGGGCACTGGCCAAGATGAACATGTTTCTGCACGGCGAGGACAACCACCGCATCGAATGGGGCGACACCCTCCGCAACCCCAAGCTGCTCGACGGCGCGGCGAGCCTCAAGCACTTCGATGTCGTGGTGGCCAACCCGCCGTTCAGCCTGGAAAAGTGGGGCTTTGAGGGCGCCGACGCCGACAAGTTCAGCCGCTTTCGCCGGGGCGTGCCGCCGCGCACCAAGGGCGACTACGCCTTCATCCTGCACATGATCGAGACCATGAAGCCCGGCACCGGTCGCATGGCTGTGGTCGTGCCGCATGGCGTGCTGTTCCGTGGCGCTGCCGAAGGCCGCATTCGCCAGAGGCTGATCGAAGAGAACCTGCTCGACGTGGTGATAGGCCTGCCCGAAAAACTGTTCTACGGCACCGGCATCCCCGCCGCTGTGCTGGTGTTCCGCAAGAACAAGGCCGACGACAAGGTGCTGTTCATCGACGCCAGCCGCGACTTCGAGGCCGGCAAGAACCAGAACCTGCTGCGCGAAACCGACCTGCAGCGCATCCTGACCACCGCCGCCACACGGCAGAGCGTGGACAAGTACGCCTACCTCGCCTCGCCAGCGGAGATCGCCGAAAACGACTTCAACCTCAACATCCCACGCTATGTGGACACCTTTGAGGAAGAAGCCGAAATCGACCTGATGGCGGTGCGCAAGGAGCGTGAGCAGCTCAAAGCCGAGCTGGCCAGCCTGGAAACCCAGATGGCTGTCTACCTGAAGGAGTTGGGCTATGAATAAACCACGCAAAACCAGCTCGGCGCAGACGACTCCTGCCCTCAACGTGCACGGTCAGGCGGCGGGAACCGAGTTCCTGCTCTACGAAACCGAAGATGGCCGCACACGGGTGGAATGCCGCTTCGTGGACGACTCGCTGTGGCTCCCTCAGGCTTTGATGGCTGAGTTGTTCCAGACCAGCAAGCAGAACATCAGCCTTCACGTCAAAAACGTGCTGGCCGAGGGCGAATTGCAGGCAGCGGCAACCGTCAAGGATTACTTGACAGTTCAAACCGAGGGTACCCGGCAGGTGCGCCGCAAGGTGCAGCTCTACAACCTCGACATGATTCTGGCCGTGGGCTACCGGGTGAAGTCACCCCGTGGCACCCAGTTCCGCCGCTGGGCCACCGAGCGCCTGGGTGAATACCTGCTCAAAGGTTTCACGATGGACGACGAGCGCCTGAAGAACCCGCCCGTGGGGGACTCGGCGTTGCCAGACCGCTTTGGCGAATTGCTGGAGCGCATCCGCGACATTCGCGCCAGCGAGCGCCGCATGTACCTGCGGGTTCGTGAAATCTTCGCCCTGGCGGCTGACTACACCCCCACGCTGCCCGAGACCACGGCCTTCTTTCGCATTATCCAGAACAAGCTGCACTACGCCGTGTCCGGCCAGACCGCCGCCGAAATCATCCGCCGCCGTGCCGACCACAACCAGCCCAACATGGGCCTGACCAGCACCCGCAAGGGCCAGGTGCAGAAAGCCGACGTGGGCGTGGCCAAGAACTACCTGAATGAACAGGAAATCACCGATCTGAACCGTATCGCCACCATGTGGTTGGACTTTGCCGAGGACCAGGCCACGCGCCGCAAAGAGGTGTTTCTGAAAGACTGGGCCGAAAAGCTCGATGCCTTCCTGAGATTCAACGACCGGCAAGTGCTGGTGGGTGCTGGCAAGGTGTCGCACAAGCAGGCGGTCGCCCATGCGCAAAACGAGTACGAGCAATTTGCAGCGCAGCGGCGGGCGGCGCTGGAGGCGGAAGGTGAGGCTTATGCCATGCGCATGCTGGGTTCGGGTTCGACCGACGACAGCGCCGTGGCAGCTTTGGGCACGGTTGCCAAGCGGCTGACGAAGAAGAAGGGAGGGAGTGATGCTGCTTAAGGGGTGGAAGCGTTCAACGCTTGGTGAGTGCACAAAGCTTCTTTCCGGCAACACGCCAAGTAAGGAGCGTCAAGACTATTGGTCCGGCGACTTTCCTTGGGTGACTGTGAAAGACATGAAAACTCCTTGGCTCCACAGGACGGGGCTGACCCTTACCCAGACTGGCAAAGCAGCAGCATCAGTAGCACCTGCGAATTCCATCTTGGTAGTGACACGTGGAATGGCCTTGCTAAAGGATCTTCCGATCAGCCTTGCCATGAGGGATGTTGCCTTCAACCAAGACATCAAGGCAATCGTTCCCAATCAAGGTCTGGATGCCCGCTTTCTTGCGTACCAACTGCAAAGCAAGAAGCACGCAGTATTGGATATGGTCGATACCGCAGGCCACGGAACAGGAAAGCTTGACACGGACCTACTGAAGTCTGTTGATCTGGTGGTGCCGCCGATCCCGGAGCAGCGCCGCATCGCCCAAATTCTCTCCACCTGGGACCAAGCCATCGCCACCATAGAGCGGCTGGGTGCCAACAGCCTGAACCAGAAACTGCTTCTTTCGCAGCAGATGTTGACTGGCAAGGTTCGCCTCCGCAGCTTCAATGCGAGTGGGCAAAAACGCAAAACACCCTATGGTTCATTGCCTCTGGAATGGGGTTATCGCCGGATAGGCGACGTTGCGACAGAAGTCAGCCAAAAGCTGGGCGAGGCTGCGCCGTATCGGGTGTTGTCATGTACTAAGCACCAAGGACTGGTTGACTCGCTGAGCTATTTCAATAAGCAGGTGTTTAGCATTGACACTTCGACGTACAAGGTGGTTCCCCGTGGCTACTTCGTGTACGCGACCAATCACATTGATGAAGGGTCCATCGGTCACCAAAACTTGTACGACTTCGGTTTGGTGAGCCCGATGTACACCGTCTTCAAAGCGACCGATAAAGTTGTCGATGCCTACCTCTTTGCGTTGCTGAAGACAGAGCACTACCGCCAAATTTTCGCGTCCGCAACCAACGCATCGGTAGACCGCCGAGGCAGTCTGCGCTGGAAAGATTTTCGGAACCTCCACATTCCACTGCCATCAATTGAAGAGCAACAGGCGATTGCGAAGGTGCTAACTGAAGCAGGCCGCGAAGCTGACTTGTTGCAGGCTCAATTGGCTCTGCTTCGCGAGGAAAAGGCCGCACTAATGTCCCAGCTCTTCACCGGCAAGCGCCGCGTCAAGTTGCCGGACGCTGAAACAGAGGTGCAGGCATGAACACCACGCCCAACTCCCGCGAACAGTACAGCGCCCACCTGCCCGCGCTGCACCTACTTTGCAACCTGGGTTGGAACTTTCTGACCACGGCACAGGCTTTGGCCCTGCGCGGCAGCACGCGCGAGGTGCTGCTCAAGCCCCGGCTGATTGACGTGTTGCAAACCCGGCGCTACGAATACAAGGGCCAGTGGTATCCGCTCTCGCCCAGCGGCATCGACCAGATCGTGCGCGAGTTGTCGGCACTCAGCCTGGCCGAAGGGCTGATGCCCGCCAACGAGCGGCTGTACGGCAAGCTGGCGCTGGGCATTACGGTGACGGAGTTCATGCCTGATGGCAAGAAGCACCAGCCCACCATTCCCGTGATCGACTGGGCCGAGGCTACGGCCAACCGCTGGGATGTGACCGAAGAGCTGGAGGTGCTGGCAGCGCAAGGCACGCACCACCGCACGCCGGATGTGGTGGCGTATGTGAACGGCATCCCCCTGGTGGTGATCGAAGCCAAGCGGCCCGAGTCGGGCGGTGGCAGCCACTCCGCCAAGGCGATGGTGACGGAGGGCATCAGCCAACACCTGCGCAACCAGCGACCGGACGAGATTCCCAACCTGTTTGCCTACGCCCAACTGTTGCTGGCCATCAGCCAGACCGAGGGGCGCTACGGCACCACGCACACGGCGGCGAAGTTCTGGGCCAAGTGGCGGGAGGAGGAGTTCGACGAAGCCCACATGCAGGCGCTCAAGAACAAGGCACTCAAGCCGGATGTGCGCACTGCGCTGTTCGACGGCAAGCCTGCCGCACTGGCGGCGTACTTCGACACGCTGTGGGGCGCCCCCATGCAGGCCACCGAACAGGACCGCTTGTTGGTGAGCCTGTTGACCCCGGCACGGTTGCTTGAGTTCCTGCGCGGCTATGTGCTCTTCGACCGCAAAGTGGGCAAGATCGTGGCCCGCTACCAGCAGTTCTTTGGCATTCGGGCGCTGCTGGCGCGCATCAGCCAGATGAAGCCCGAATCGCAAGGCGGTGGCCGCGAGGGTGGTGTGGTGTGGCACACCACAGGGTCGGGCAAGAGCTTCACGATGGTGTTCCTGACCAAGGCGCTGCTGTTGGTGGATGCCTTGAAGGAATGCCGCGTGGTGGTGGTGACCGACCGCATTGACCTGGAAACCCAGCTCGCCCGCAACTTCATGACCGGTGGTGCCTTTGGCTCCAGCATCGCCACACAGAAAGACGGCGAGAAGAGCCGCACCTTGTCTGGCCGCGATCTGGCCCAGCGCATCGGCAAGGGCACCGAGCGCATCACCTTCACGCTGGTGCACAAGTTCAATACGGCGTCCAAGTTGCCGGAGTGCCGCAACGACTCAGCCGACATGATCGTGCTGGTGGACGAAGGCCACCGCAGCCACGGCGGCGAAACCCACGAGCGCATGAAGAAGGCACTGCCCAAAGCGGCCTACATCGCCTTCACGGGTACGCCCTTGCTCAAGGACGAGAAGACGGCCAACAAGTTCGGCCCCATCGTGCACGCCTACACCATGCAGCGCGCGGTGGAGGACGAAACCGTGGCCCCGTTGCTGTATGAAGAGCGTATACCCGAGCTGGACATCAACGAGGAGGCTGTGAACCGCTGGTTCGAGAAGATCACCAGCAACCTCAGTGATGCCCAGCGCACCGACCTGAAAAAAAAGTTCGCCAAGAAGGGGGCCGTCTACGGTGCAGCCAATCGCATTGAGCTGATCGCATGGGACATCGCCACCCACTTTAACGAAAACATCAAGAAGCTGGGGCTCGGCCTGAAAGGCCAGGTCGCCACCGACAGCAAGCTCGACGCCATCCGCTACAAGAAGGCGTTGGACGACACTGACTTGGTGACCAGTGCGGTGGTGATCTCGGCCCCGGACACGCGTGAAGGCAACTCCGATGTGGACGAGGACACATTGCCCGAGGTGCAAAAGTGGTGGAAGCAGGCCATGGCCACCTGCAGCAACGATGCCGAGGCCTATGAGAAGCAAGTGGTCAATGACTTTGGCACGGACGGCGCACCTGACCTGCTGATCGTCGTGGACAAGCTGCTGACGGGTTTCGACGAGCCGCGCAATACGGTGCTGTACATCGACAAGCCCCTGAAAGGGCACAACCTGATCCAGGCCGTGGCGCGCGTCAACCGCTTGCATGACGCCAAGCGGTACGGCGTGCTGGTGGACTACCGAGGCATCTTGAAGGAACTCGACACCGCCATCCGCGCCTACCAGGACCTGGAATCCCGCACCCAGGGTGGCTTCGACATCAGCGACCTGCAGGGCCTGTACCACCAGTTCAGCACGGAGTACAAGCGCCTGCCTGCTTTGCACGATGAACTGTGGTCGTTCTTCACGTCGGTGACCAACAAGCTCGACCGCGAGCAGTACCGGCAAGTACTGGCACCAAGGTTCGTCAGAGGCACTGACGGCGAAGAGCATGATGAACGGCAGAAACTGCGAGACGACTTCTATGATGCACTGACTGCCTTCGGCTTGTGCTTGCAGACCGCGCTCTCATCACGCAGCTTCTTCGAGGACAAGAGCTTTTCTGAAGCGCAAATCGCCCGGTACAAGGCCGACCTTCGCTTCTTCACCGAACTGCGCCAGACCGCCCGTCGCGATGCCATGGAGACAGTGGATTACAGCGTCTACGAAGAGCAAATACGCAAACTGGTGGACAAGCAGGTCATCGGCACAGAGGTGCGCGAACCTGAAGGCGTCTATCTGGTGCACCAGTTAGGGCAAGCGGAAGACCCGAAGGACTGGTCGGAAGAAAAGACGCGCAATGAGACGGACATGATCCGCACCCGGCTGCGCAAGACCATCGAGCAGGAACTGGCGACCGACCCCTATGCGCAGAAGGTGTTTGGTGAACTGCTGCGCCAGGCCATCGCTGAGGCGCAGGCGATGTTCGACCATCCGTTGAAACAGTACGCCCTGTTCAAGTCCTTTGAGGAAAAACTGGACGCCCGAGCCACCCCGGACATGCCGGATGCATTGGCAGACAAGCCACATGCCAAGGCCTACTTTGGCGCCATGCGTCTGGTGCTGGGGGACGAGGCCTTTGCGGCTCTGAGTGGCGATGCGAAGGACAAGCTGGTGCAACAAGCGATTGCCATGGACACCGTGGTGCGCGACGCCGTGGCAGAGAACTCGCTCAACCCACAGAACATTGAGGCTGCCATTCGCAAGAGCCTGCTGCCCCTGTTGTTTGGCACGCTGGGTTTGGATAACGCCAAGCTGGTGGTCGAGCAAGTCATCCAGATCACGCGTGTCGGGTTGAGCAAGTCTTGAGCATGCTGGTCACTGAACGTGTCTCGCAGCACCGCTTCGCCTATGGCGATGAAGTCATCGCCTTCAGCCTGCGCCGCCAACCTTCGCGCACTGTGACGCGCGTTGCCATTCATGTGGAGCCCGACGCACGCGTGCTGGTGGATGCACCCGACACCGCGCCCCTGGTTGATGTGATGACTGCCGTGAAAAAGCGGGCGCGCTGGATCAGCCTGCATGTGAAAGCAGCCAGGGCACGACTGGCCCATATGCTGCCCCGCGAGTATGTGAGCGGGGAGTCTCTGCACTATCTAGGCCGCCGCTATCGCTTGAAGGTCGTCGTCGACGCAGAGGCCAGGGCGCAGGCTCGGATGCGCGGCGCTTTCATCACCGTGACGGCGCGGGAACATGCATCGGCCCCGATCAAGATGGCCTTGGATGCCTGGTATCGGCAGCGAGCGCGGGAAGTGTTCGCGGATCGCCTTGCCGCCGTGGCAGCCCCCTTGCGATGGGTCAAGCAGCTTCCACCGACGCGCCTGCAGTTCATGACTGTGCAATGGGGAAGCTGCTCACCCTCGGGCCGCATCACACTGAACCCGTTGCTGGTGAAGGCGCCACGGGAGTGCATCGACTACGTGCTGCTCCATGAGCTGTGCCACCTGCTCCACCACAACCACAGTCCCAAGTTCTACCGCACCTTAGATCGGCACATGCCGAACTGGCGAGCGGTGAAGGAAAAGCTCGACAACATGGCGCAAGACGTTTTCCGCGCCTGAAAGACATCGAATCAAGACCAATCCTGCGGCGGCCGCCTCAGCAGATGCGTATCGCCACCTGCCGCGTCATGAAGCTGCAGCACAGAATTTCATGGCGCCAGCCGAATTGCGCCGCAGCCTGGTTGAACGCCTTGAATTCGTCCTCGCGCCAGGACACGTTGCCGATGTATTCGTCGAACACCAGCACCGTGCCGGACCCGATCTGCCCGGCAAACTGCGACAGCACCGTGCAGGTGGAACTGTACAGGTCGCAGTCGATGTTCATCATGCGCACAGGGCCTTTTTCCCGCGCGATGAAAGGCGGGATGGAGTCCTCGAACCAGCCCGCGTGCAGGGTGACGCTGTCCGGCACCTGCGGGATGAATCCCTCGGTGGAATAGCTGCCGCGGGCCTCGTGGTTCCAGTCCTCGGGGATGCCCTGGAAACTGTCGAAGCCATGAACCGGGCCGTCCACCATGGCTGCGATCATGCGGATGGACTTGCCTCGATAAACGCCGAATTCCAGCACCAGGCCGTCGGACCGGGCCTGCGCCAGGGCCAGCTCGAACACCCGGGCGCCGCTGCCCACCAGCGTGGGCTTCCCCTGCTCCTTGAGGTATTGCCAGGCGTCCAGATCATGATGCAGCGCGGGCTGCGCGGCGACGGCCGCGAAGCAGGCCTGCGCCTGTTGCGCATCGCCCGCCAGATCGTGCAGCATGCCCAGGATGAGGCGGTACAGGCCGTTGTCCGGCGCCGACCGCGCAGCCTGCTCCATGCAGTCGACGGCGCCCGCGGTATCGCCCTGGTCGAGCAACAGCCCGTGCAGGTTGTACCAGGCCTCGGCGCAATCCGGCGCCAGCGAGATGGCCTGGCGGAACATGGCCTGCGCTTCTTCGCCCTTGCCCTGCTCGACCAGCGCGACGCCCAGGCCGTTATGGGCCGCGGCATGGTCAGGCTGCAGGGCGATGGTCTGGCGGAACCAGGATTCGGCCTGGTCCGGCTCGAAGCGGCGCTGGTAGACCACGCCCAGGTTGTAGTGCAAGGCGGCGCGGTCCGGGTTCAGGTCCAGCGCGCAGCGGTAGCTGGCGATGGCCTCCGAGGTTTTGCCTTGCTCCAGCAGCGCGCTGGCCAGGCCGCTGTGCGCCTCGACATAATCGGGCTTCAGGCTGAGTGCGCAGCGATAGTAGTCCGCGCCTTCGGCGTACTTGCCCTGGCGGCAATGGACGGCGCCCATATGCAGCGGAAACGCCGCATGCCGCGGATCGACGCGGGCGCCGCGGGCAAAACACGCCATCGCCGTCTTGTAATCGCCCAGCTGCTGCGCGCACAGGCCGCGCAGCCAAAGGGCATGCAGGTCGTCGGGGCTGGGCTTGAGGATGTCGGCGCAAACGGCCGCCGCCTGTTTGAATCGACCCGCCTGGTAATGTGCCAGGCCGGCTTGAATGGGCGGCACTTTCTTGTTTTTCATGACAGACGCGCGGCGCATGCGCCGGCCTTGCAATATGACAGTTAGTAGTTATGGTGTCCGGGGTTTGGAACGAGCGCTGCCCTCCCCGGGTGCCCGAGAATGCTTCCCGGCATTCTCGATACGGTCTCCTGGCGCGCTATGTTATGTGCTTCTGCGCGGCGCGGCGGCTAGCGTTTATACGATTAGCGTTTATACGGATGGCGGACCGAAAACCGCCTTGGCGCCAAGACTTGGCAACAGCGTCCGCAAGACTTCTTGACGGGCCGGCCGCACTGCCCCGGGCTGGTTTGAAACGCTGCGACGATGACACCGCCGGATGCGGTGTTATAGTGCCGCGATCCTGCCGCAAGCCGCTCCATGGCCGTCGTCCGGCACAGAGCACCCATGGCGAAATTGGTAGACGCAAGGGACTTAAAATCCCTCGCCGCAAGGCGTCCCGGTTCGACCCCGGGTGGGTGCACCAATAGCGGCATTTCGTTTTTCAGGGCAGGATAAGGACCGAATTCGTAGCGCGGAAACAGCCCGTCCGGCCCAGGCCGGCGCCATCCGGAGAGACACGATGAGTAGGACCGAATCCGAGACCGATCAGAATTTCCGCCTGAGCAAGACGCTGGGGGTGCTGGCCATCATGGCGTCCGCCGTCACGCAGGAATACGGGGCGGGCATCAATTTCGTGGCGGTGCAGAGCCTGAGCGTCTATCCGGCGATCCGCGACCTGGTGCCGCTGGCCATGTTCGTGACCGGGATGCTGGTGCTCGCCAAGACCTATCTGTACGCCCGCTTCTCGCAGGCGATGCCCAGCGCCGGCTCGGCCTATGCGTGGACGGTGCGCAGCCTCGGGCTGACGACCGGCTTCGTGGCCAACTTCATCTGGTGGATCGGCGTGACCTCCGCGATGGGTTTTCTCGCCTTCGCCTTCGGCACGTTCCTCGGCCAGGCGTGCGCGAGCGCCGGCTTGCCCGTGGGCGCCGCCATCATGACGCCGACCGGGCACATCATCGTCGGCCTGCTGGCCATCTGGCTGGTCTTCGCCATTCATGCCAGCGGCGTGCACCACTACGGCAGGTTCGTGCTGGCGCTGTTCGGGCTGATCGTGCTGGTCGCGCTGACGATCATCGTGATTGCCCTGGACACCACGCCGCAGACCTTTCTGCAGATGGCGAGCACCCGGCACAATCTGGTGCTGACCGAGCCCGCCGGACTGCCGCCGTTCAGCCTGAGCGCGTTCTTTTCCGTGTGCAGCCTGTTCATTTTCGCGTACGGGGGCATCAGCGCCGCGCCGGGACTGGGCGGCGAGTCGCGCAATGCCAGCGCCACGGTGCCGCGCGGCATCATGTGGGCATGGCTGGTCGCGGTCGTGCTGTTCACGGCCGTCTGCGCGGCGCTGTTCCATGCGGCGCCGTGGTGGGCCGTCATCGGCCTGATCAAGGCGGGCAAGTCGTCGCTGGCGACCGCGCCGGGGCTCATCAGCGTCATCGCGCCGCATGCGGTGAGCGTGCTGCTCAATTTCGTGGTGGCGCTGGTGGTGGGCAAGACGCTCGCGCCGCAGATGATGTGCGCCTCGCGCATGGCTTTCGCGTGGGGCCAGGATGGCATGTTCGGTGAGCGCTTTGTGCAGACGTCGCAGCGGCGCGTGCCGATGGCGGCCCTGATGCTCTCGGCCGGGCTCGCATCGCTTTTCCTGCTGGAGTCGGCCTATATCGGCTGGTCGCTCGGCGTGGTGGTGCGCTCGCTGAGCGTGCTGCTGATCTGGTTCCTGATTGCGCTCGGGGCGCTCAATCTGCGCTGGAATCCGCGTTTCTCCCAGGCTTCCTGGAGCGCGCCGCTCAGGCGCGACCCCTGGCTTGCGGTTGCCGCGCTCGCCTCGCTCGTGATCACCGCCGTGCTGTTTCGCGCGGCCGCGATCTCCCCGCACACGCCTTTCGTTTTCCAGCCCCTGGTCCAGGGCGCCGTGCTGGCGCTGGTGGCGTTGGCGATCCTGGCGCGCGCCCGGCGCCGCGCCGGGCATGCCGGGGTGGACCTGGGCCGGCAGGTGGCCGCGCCGCCGCTGGAGTGATCCGGCCCGGGTAAGATGGAGCCCCCGCGCGCCGGCCTGAACCAGGCGCGGCGCGCCGTCCCGAAAAACCGCGATGAACCACGACCCATACCCTGCGCCCGCCCCGGGCAAGGCCGAAGCGTTTTTGCTCGCCCGCACATGACCGTTGCCGGCCCCGCCGCCCCCTTCGTCGTGCTGGACGCCTGCGTGCTCATGTCCACCATACTGCGCCAGCTGCTGCTGCGCGCAGCGCAGGAAGGCGTCTTCCAGCCGGTCTGGACCGAGCGCATCGGCGAGGAATGGCGCCGCAACGCGGCCCGCTTGTGGGGCGCCCCTCGCGAGATCCTGGACGGTCTGTGGCAGAACATGAACCAGGCTTTCCCGGGTGCCATGGAACACGACACGCAGGCCTACGAAGCCGGCTTGCGCTATAGCGACGCCAAAGATTTTCACGTCATCGCCGCCGGCCTGGCGCGGCGCGCGCGCTGCGGGCTGCAGCGCGTGCCGGTAGTGCAGGTGATGACCTGGAACCTGAAGGACTTCAATCGCTCCGAGCTGCGCAGGCAGGGCCTGGACGTGTTCAACCCGGACGTGATGCTGGCCCGCTGGTGGCCGGCCGCGGAGCCGGCGCTACGATCCGCGCTGGAGCCTGTCGAACAGGATTACGTGGCCCTGGGGCGCGAGCCTCTGGAACTGGCCGCGATCCTGCACCGGGAAAGACTGTACCGGCTGGCCAGGCTCGCGGGCGGCGTAGGGTAGGCGCGGGCGGCGTCAATGCCCGTAGCGGCTGGCGGTAAAGCCCGCCGCATTGAGCACGTCGATGACTTCCTGGATGTGCTCCGGCCCGCGCGTCTGCAGGACGAACTCGACCTCGACATCGCGCGCCGACAGCGTGCTGAAGGCTCGCTGATGATGCACTTCGGTAATGTTGGCGTGGGCGTCGGCGATCAGCTTGGTGACCTGGGCCATGGCGCCGGGCAGATCGCGCAGATCGACCCGGATGCGGGCCAGCCTGCCGCCACGTACCATGCCGCGCTCGATGAGTTCGCCCAGCATGAGCGGGTCGATGTTGCCGCCGCACAGCACCAGGCCGATGCGCTTGCCCTGGAACCAGGCGTCCTGGCCGCGCGCGCGGTCGCGCAGCAGGGCCGCCAGGCCCGCGGCGCCGGCGCCTTCCACCACCGTCTTTTCGATTTCGAGCAGCACCACGATGGCATGCTCGATATCCGCCTCGGCGACCAGTTCGATGCGATCGACCAGGCGGCTGATGACCTGACGGGTGATCTGGCCTGGCGACTTGACCGCGA from Bordetella sp. FB-8 encodes:
- a CDS encoding virulence RhuM family protein, with the protein product MNKPRKTSSAQTTPALNVHGQAAGTEFLLYETEDGRTRVECRFVDDSLWLPQALMAELFQTSKQNISLHVKNVLAEGELQAAATVKDYLTVQTEGTRQVRRKVQLYNLDMILAVGYRVKSPRGTQFRRWATERLGEYLLKGFTMDDERLKNPPVGDSALPDRFGELLERIRDIRASERRMYLRVREIFALAADYTPTLPETTAFFRIIQNKLHYAVSGQTAAEIIRRRADHNQPNMGLTSTRKGQVQKADVGVAKNYLNEQEITDLNRIATMWLDFAEDQATRRKEVFLKDWAEKLDAFLRFNDRQVLVGAGKVSHKQAVAHAQNEYEQFAAQRRAALEAEGEAYAMRMLGSGSTDDSAVAALGTVAKRLTKKKGGSDAA
- a CDS encoding restriction endonuclease subunit S, producing MLLKGWKRSTLGECTKLLSGNTPSKERQDYWSGDFPWVTVKDMKTPWLHRTGLTLTQTGKAAASVAPANSILVVTRGMALLKDLPISLAMRDVAFNQDIKAIVPNQGLDARFLAYQLQSKKHAVLDMVDTAGHGTGKLDTDLLKSVDLVVPPIPEQRRIAQILSTWDQAIATIERLGANSLNQKLLLSQQMLTGKVRLRSFNASGQKRKTPYGSLPLEWGYRRIGDVATEVSQKLGEAAPYRVLSCTKHQGLVDSLSYFNKQVFSIDTSTYKVVPRGYFVYATNHIDEGSIGHQNLYDFGLVSPMYTVFKATDKVVDAYLFALLKTEHYRQIFASATNASVDRRGSLRWKDFRNLHIPLPSIEEQQAIAKVLTEAGREADLLQAQLALLREEKAALMSQLFTGKRRVKLPDAETEVQA
- a CDS encoding type I restriction-modification system subunit M produces the protein MNDTTTDITAVSQDDINAAVWAACDTFRGTVDPSIYKDFVLTMLFLKYVSDVWQDHYDAYKKQYGDHPELIEEMLKNERFLLPASASFYALHTLRHSPGNGERIDKALHAIEEANITKLRDVFQDISFNSNKLGDEQQKNDILRHLLEDFAKPELDLRPSRVGQLDVIGNAYEFLIKNFASTSGKKAGEFYTPPEVSALMARLMVPQEGDEICDPTCGSGSLLMKCGRLIRENTGSRKYALYGQEAIGGTWALAKMNMFLHGEDNHRIEWGDTLRNPKLLDGAASLKHFDVVVANPPFSLEKWGFEGADADKFSRFRRGVPPRTKGDYAFILHMIETMKPGTGRMAVVVPHGVLFRGAAEGRIRQRLIEENLLDVVIGLPEKLFYGTGIPAAVLVFRKNKADDKVLFIDASRDFEAGKNQNLLRETDLQRILTTAATRQSVDKYAYLASPAEIAENDFNLNIPRYVDTFEEEAEIDLMAVRKEREQLKAELASLETQMAVYLKELGYE
- a CDS encoding restriction endonuclease subunit S; the encoded protein is MTIDAKFSAVGSLASLQGGHPFRGSIEESAEGGTLAVQMKDVDPDQGVNWSGVIRTSLAGRKHPDWLKAGDVLFVSKGARFYAVCIDEPPSAAVCSPHFFLLQVLPRAELLPAFLAWQINQPPFQRQLQQAAEGSSQLSIRRPVLESLTLCVPSLADQQRIVTLADLARQERRTLHQLIHNREQQLQALAEGLAHAAQTGH